A portion of the Acidihalobacter yilgarnensis genome contains these proteins:
- a CDS encoding cytochrome C assembly family protein has product MQLALALPAILLYLICTQQIWRRLRSRAAGVNIPCGRDIAMLWIGALILHGLAIYTGIVSPEGLTLGITHALSLVGWLVALLVLIALHSRPVENLGLVLLPFAALTLAAETIFPGARVLDRAGDLLLATHIFISLLAYSLFVIAALQSGVLWLQDRQLRTHRPGALLRALPPLEHTETVLFQIIGLGFLLLTVAIASGFVYVSEFPASIYPQQIILFAIFISSWVIFATLLVGRWRFGWRGRIAIRWTLSGFLILLVAYFGTELAVTLLA; this is encoded by the coding sequence ATGCAACTCGCACTCGCACTGCCGGCCATCCTGCTTTACCTGATCTGTACACAGCAGATATGGAGACGCCTGCGTAGCCGCGCAGCCGGCGTGAACATCCCCTGCGGACGTGACATCGCCATGCTATGGATCGGCGCACTGATCCTGCATGGCCTCGCCATTTACACCGGTATTGTCAGCCCCGAAGGGCTCACCCTCGGCATTACTCACGCGCTCTCGCTGGTCGGTTGGCTCGTGGCGCTGCTGGTCCTGATCGCATTGCATTCGCGCCCAGTCGAGAACCTCGGGTTGGTCCTGCTGCCCTTCGCTGCCCTCACGCTGGCGGCAGAAACCATCTTTCCCGGAGCGCGCGTACTCGATCGCGCTGGCGACCTGTTATTGGCAACCCACATCTTCATTTCGCTGCTCGCCTACAGCCTATTCGTCATCGCGGCACTGCAATCCGGCGTACTCTGGCTTCAGGATCGCCAGCTGCGTACCCACCGGCCCGGCGCCCTGCTGAGAGCGCTCCCGCCCTTGGAACACACTGAAACCGTCCTGTTTCAGATCATTGGCCTCGGCTTTCTGCTGCTGACCGTGGCGATCGCCAGTGGGTTCGTTTACGTCAGCGAGTTTCCAGCCTCGATATACCCGCAGCAGATCATTCTGTTCGCGATCTTCATCAGCTCATGGGTAATATTCGCCACGTTGCTGGTCGGACGCTGGCGCTTCGGCTGGCGCGGGCGTATCGCCATCCGCTGGACGTTGAGTGGATTTCTCATCCTGCTGGTCGCCTACTTCGGCACGGAACTGGCCGTAACCTTACTGGCCTGA
- a CDS encoding HlyC/CorC family transporter, which yields MNHTDLGLLGLLLFVLVLLSAFFSGSETALMSLNRYRLRHLAESGHPGAMRAQKLLSKPDRLIGLILLGNNFTNIVITQLATYIGYALFNEAGIAIATGILTLALLIFAEVAPKTLAVLHSERIAFPAAFLYVPLLTLTYPLVWLVNLLANSILKLIGVSADDADTQPMSREELRSVVNQASGLIPRRHQKMLLSLLDLDKATVEDIMVPRNEVIGLDLDEDWDKIVDQLSHTPYTRLPVFHGDIDRVAGIIHIRRVFQLQQQGSLDREHLISNLREPYFIPEGTTLNQQLLRFQTEQRRIGLVVDEYGDIQGLVTLEDLLEEVVGEFTTDPTAHSRDILPQPDGSFIIDGTTHIREVNRTLGWRLPTRGPRTLNGLLLEHLEMIPEPGTTVLIEGHPIEVIQLKNNAIRTVRARPKLAHLHPRRQDH from the coding sequence TTGAACCATACCGACCTAGGCCTGTTGGGTCTGCTATTGTTTGTCCTGGTGCTACTCTCCGCCTTCTTCTCCGGCTCGGAGACCGCGCTGATGTCGCTCAACCGCTATCGGCTGCGCCATCTTGCCGAAAGCGGTCATCCTGGCGCCATGCGAGCGCAGAAACTCCTCTCCAAACCAGACCGGCTGATCGGCCTGATTCTGCTCGGCAACAACTTCACCAACATCGTGATCACGCAGCTGGCCACCTACATCGGCTACGCCCTGTTCAACGAGGCTGGTATTGCCATCGCCACCGGAATTCTCACACTGGCGCTGCTGATCTTCGCCGAGGTCGCGCCCAAGACGCTGGCTGTGCTGCATTCCGAGCGTATCGCGTTCCCTGCCGCCTTCCTGTACGTGCCGCTGCTGACCCTGACCTACCCCTTGGTCTGGCTGGTCAATTTGCTGGCCAACTCGATTCTCAAGCTAATCGGCGTATCAGCCGACGATGCCGATACGCAGCCCATGAGTAGAGAAGAACTACGCAGCGTGGTGAACCAAGCTAGCGGCCTGATCCCCCGCCGCCACCAGAAAATGCTGCTCAGTCTGCTCGACCTCGACAAGGCTACCGTGGAGGACATCATGGTGCCACGCAACGAGGTGATCGGACTCGATCTCGATGAGGACTGGGACAAAATAGTCGACCAACTCAGCCACACGCCGTATACCCGCCTGCCGGTATTCCATGGCGACATCGACCGCGTCGCGGGCATCATCCATATCCGCCGGGTGTTCCAGCTGCAGCAACAGGGGAGCCTCGACCGCGAACATCTGATATCCAATCTGCGCGAGCCGTACTTCATCCCCGAAGGCACCACATTGAATCAGCAGCTGCTGCGTTTCCAGACCGAGCAACGGCGCATCGGCCTGGTCGTGGACGAGTATGGCGACATTCAGGGACTGGTTACGCTCGAAGACCTCCTTGAGGAGGTCGTGGGCGAGTTTACGACCGACCCGACCGCCCATAGCCGCGACATTCTCCCGCAACCCGACGGCAGCTTCATCATCGATGGTACAACCCATATCCGCGAGGTCAACCGCACGCTAGGTTGGCGCCTACCGACACGCGGTCCCCGCACCCTCAACGGCTTACTGCTCGAGCACCTGGAAATGATCCCAGAACCGGGCACGACCGTACTCATCGAAGGCCATCCCATCGAGGTCATTCAGCTCAAGAACAACGCCATCCGCACCGTACGCGCGCGGCCGAAGCTCGCACACCTCCATCCTCGCAGACAAGACCACTAG
- a CDS encoding methylated-DNA--[protein]-cysteine S-methyltransferase, giving the protein MGIYARGGDLWGCDWLGDDALPAEGAEDELLAVCREEMHVYLRAPAHRFGLPLPETGSAFQRRVWHALRDIPAGEVRTYGALAHELGSGPRAVAQACRANPWTLIVPCHRVVAANGWGGYAGAVDGRLLEIKRGLLAHEGVAALI; this is encoded by the coding sequence TTGGGTATTTATGCGCGGGGCGGAGATTTGTGGGGCTGCGACTGGCTCGGTGATGATGCTCTGCCCGCCGAAGGTGCTGAGGATGAGCTGCTTGCGGTCTGCCGTGAGGAGATGCACGTCTATCTGCGCGCGCCCGCGCATCGATTCGGGTTGCCGTTACCGGAGACGGGGTCGGCCTTCCAGCGGCGCGTCTGGCACGCGTTGCGTGACATACCCGCGGGTGAGGTGCGGACATATGGCGCACTAGCCCATGAACTGGGCAGTGGCCCGCGTGCGGTCGCCCAAGCTTGCCGCGCGAATCCGTGGACGCTCATCGTACCTTGCCACCGCGTGGTGGCCGCAAATGGTTGGGGCGGCTATGCAGGGGCAGTTGATGGCCGCCTGCTGGAAATTAAGCGCGGTTTGCTCGCTCACGAGGGCGTTGCGGCACTGATCTAG
- a CDS encoding tetratricopeptide repeat protein, with protein MPVSSAAVVDAGGISLPQVLAYAKAGALELALDSLDTNQPAYSKNPQTWLDWERAKFQLLQKAERWQGVANAAANLPKTLPQTDRTIFETDGAKAWLQLHHGLDARKLLRQLLWSGASTPDEKSVRLWRRLLIEAYLEDNLTDDARLALLQYQADYRIDGRRERDVLARVWLRVGEPRYALDLLKPDAHDTNWLYLLASLRAGARPAATLERDAIHAAQGKHVAPEDAARLWGVAAAAALQRRNWAGAVVALERFLALAPNLPLNPLLPYDGDTLWNTYRHFGEMLGNRDRILLGDDAAWEAAAKRAGKSNHPTQVRAYNALLALTGQTPAGRMTGYRWLLTALLAEPGGTTLVDRLFLSAPKTFAHLSELPVPVRLVLANDAVDRHDLNLAARLMVGVDQAPAGESPYDWTLRVARVLILGGKPKAGVAQLHDLIERSPMLDKAQADRLMQVLFNLQSLKLNQQAIDLFKALLPHLTDIQLRREVLFWEGDSYQAMGHYRESARKYLASALLDQAQAYDQWGQTARYNAAQMLVKAGMKGDARRILSDLLARTKAPARVTFLKQKLAELGPSSIAALGAG; from the coding sequence GTGCCAGTATCATCTGCTGCTGTCGTGGACGCCGGCGGTATCTCCCTGCCTCAAGTCTTGGCCTATGCCAAAGCGGGGGCGCTAGAACTCGCGCTCGATTCGCTCGACACGAATCAACCAGCATATTCGAAAAATCCTCAGACTTGGTTGGACTGGGAACGCGCGAAATTTCAATTGTTGCAGAAGGCAGAGCGTTGGCAGGGCGTTGCCAATGCGGCGGCAAACCTACCCAAGACCTTGCCCCAAACGGATCGGACGATATTCGAGACCGATGGCGCCAAGGCTTGGCTGCAGCTACACCACGGCCTTGATGCGCGTAAGTTACTGCGACAGTTGTTGTGGTCTGGTGCGTCTACACCAGACGAAAAATCGGTGCGCTTGTGGCGCAGGCTGCTGATAGAAGCCTATCTTGAAGACAATCTTACCGACGATGCGCGCCTCGCGTTGCTTCAGTATCAAGCGGATTACAGGATCGATGGTCGGCGCGAGCGAGACGTACTGGCGCGGGTATGGCTGCGCGTAGGTGAGCCTCGCTACGCGCTTGATCTGCTCAAGCCAGATGCTCATGACACGAACTGGCTTTATCTGCTCGCCAGCCTGCGCGCGGGGGCACGTCCGGCGGCAACACTTGAACGGGATGCAATACACGCGGCGCAAGGCAAGCACGTGGCGCCAGAGGATGCGGCGCGCCTGTGGGGCGTGGCGGCCGCAGCGGCATTGCAGCGCCGGAATTGGGCCGGCGCGGTGGTCGCACTCGAGCGGTTTCTCGCGCTGGCGCCGAATCTACCGCTGAACCCATTGCTGCCCTACGATGGCGACACGCTCTGGAATACATACCGGCATTTCGGCGAAATGCTCGGCAACCGGGACCGTATCCTCTTGGGAGACGACGCTGCATGGGAGGCAGCGGCCAAGCGTGCAGGGAAATCTAATCATCCCACTCAGGTACGCGCTTATAACGCACTGCTTGCCCTGACCGGACAGACGCCGGCTGGGCGTATGACGGGTTATCGCTGGCTACTGACCGCGCTATTGGCGGAGCCGGGTGGCACCACGCTGGTAGACCGCTTGTTTCTGAGCGCGCCGAAGACCTTTGCGCACCTCTCGGAATTGCCTGTGCCCGTACGCTTGGTACTCGCCAATGACGCGGTGGATCGACACGATCTCAACCTGGCGGCGCGACTGATGGTCGGCGTTGATCAGGCGCCGGCGGGTGAAAGTCCGTATGACTGGACCTTGCGCGTGGCACGGGTGCTCATCCTGGGCGGTAAGCCAAAGGCGGGTGTTGCGCAATTACACGATCTTATCGAACGTAGCCCGATGCTCGACAAGGCACAGGCGGATCGATTGATGCAGGTATTGTTCAACCTGCAGTCGCTTAAGCTCAATCAGCAGGCGATCGACCTGTTCAAGGCTCTGCTGCCGCATTTGACGGACATCCAGCTGCGGCGTGAAGTTTTGTTCTGGGAGGGGGATTCCTACCAGGCCATGGGGCATTATCGCGAATCAGCGCGGAAGTATCTTGCGTCGGCCTTGCTGGATCAGGCTCAGGCCTATGATCAATGGGGGCAAACGGCGCGTTACAATGCTGCGCAGATGCTTGTGAAGGCGGGCATGAAGGGCGATGCGCGTAGGATCCTGAGTGATTTGCTGGCCAGAACAAAGGCCCCGGCCCGCGTGACTTTCCTGAAGCAGAAGCTTGCGGAACTGGGTCCTTCCAGCATTGCGGCGCTTGGGGCCGGCTAG
- a CDS encoding TRAP transporter substrate-binding protein, with protein sequence MKRRDFIKGGTVGLAAGAAALAAPAAFAEKTSPRLRWRLAASWPISLDTVYGGAEFFAKRVGELTGGRFNIRVYAGGEIVGGLQVLDAVQQGTVEMGHTASYYYIGKMPSLAFDTTLPFGMNYRQQNSWQNFGGGNDLLNKEVFSQFNIVSLPAGNTGTQMGGWFRKPLEGLGSLKGLKMRIPGFGGKVMARLGVNVQTLAGAEIYPALERGVIDATEWVGPYDDQKLGFYRVAKNYYYPSWWEPSTQFSLYVNKTAWDKLPKEYQAAVHAAAAEVNVRVMAHYDAVNPPALKQLIDKGVTLRPFSKDIMEAAQKNAFELYEELAAKDPTWRKIYGEWKKYRGMEYAWFNVAEQGFADFAFPQVPRSEL encoded by the coding sequence ATGAAACGTCGCGACTTTATTAAAGGTGGCACCGTGGGACTGGCAGCCGGGGCGGCTGCACTCGCGGCACCTGCCGCCTTCGCCGAGAAGACATCGCCGCGACTGCGCTGGCGATTGGCGGCAAGCTGGCCGATAAGCCTTGATACCGTGTACGGCGGCGCCGAGTTCTTCGCCAAGCGCGTCGGCGAGCTGACCGGAGGCCGCTTCAACATCCGCGTCTACGCCGGCGGCGAGATCGTCGGAGGTCTACAGGTGCTCGACGCCGTCCAGCAGGGTACCGTGGAGATGGGGCATACCGCCTCCTACTACTACATCGGCAAGATGCCCTCGCTGGCATTCGATACCACGCTCCCCTTCGGCATGAACTATCGCCAGCAGAATTCCTGGCAAAACTTCGGCGGCGGCAACGACCTCCTCAACAAGGAAGTCTTCTCCCAGTTCAACATCGTCTCTCTACCCGCCGGCAACACCGGCACACAGATGGGCGGATGGTTCCGCAAGCCACTGGAGGGACTGGGCTCTCTGAAGGGTCTCAAGATGCGCATCCCCGGCTTTGGCGGCAAAGTCATGGCCCGCCTGGGCGTCAACGTGCAGACATTGGCCGGTGCAGAGATCTACCCCGCACTCGAGCGTGGCGTCATCGACGCAACCGAATGGGTCGGCCCCTACGACGACCAGAAGCTCGGCTTCTATCGCGTCGCCAAGAACTACTACTACCCGAGCTGGTGGGAACCGTCCACACAGTTCTCGCTATATGTGAACAAGACCGCCTGGGACAAGCTCCCCAAGGAATACCAAGCCGCCGTGCACGCAGCTGCGGCCGAGGTCAATGTCCGCGTCATGGCGCACTATGACGCAGTCAACCCACCCGCGCTCAAACAACTGATCGACAAGGGTGTCACGCTGCGTCCATTCAGTAAGGACATCATGGAAGCCGCGCAGAAGAACGCCTTCGAACTCTACGAAGAGCTGGCCGCCAAGGATCCGACCTGGCGCAAGATCTATGGCGAATGGAAGAAATACCGCGGCATGGAATACGCGTGGTTCAACGTTGCCGAGCAGGGCTTCGCCGACTTCGCGTTCCCGCAGGTTCCGCGTAGCGAACTCTGA
- the rplS gene encoding 50S ribosomal protein L19: MNEIIRALEAEQLKPVIPSFGPGDTVVVQVKVKEGNRERLQAFEGVVIARRNRGLNSAFTVRKISHGEGVERVFQTHSPSVAEISVKRRGDIRRAKLYYLRGRTGKAARIKEKL; the protein is encoded by the coding sequence ATGAACGAGATTATCAGGGCGCTCGAAGCTGAGCAGTTGAAGCCGGTGATTCCGAGCTTTGGCCCCGGCGACACCGTTGTCGTACAGGTCAAGGTTAAGGAAGGCAATCGCGAACGTCTGCAGGCTTTTGAGGGTGTGGTGATCGCCAGGCGGAATCGCGGGCTGAATTCGGCCTTTACCGTGCGCAAGATCTCGCATGGAGAGGGTGTTGAGCGTGTGTTCCAGACCCATAGCCCGAGCGTCGCTGAAATCAGCGTCAAGCGCCGTGGCGATATCCGGCGTGCCAAGCTGTACTATCTGCGTGGACGTACCGGCAAGGCTGCACGCATCAAGGAAAAGCTCTGA
- a CDS encoding TRAP transporter large permease, with protein MSMDWMGGVMLLTLLFMIFSGYPVAFALGGTAMLFVPLGIGLGFFDLNLMQALPQRVFGVMDNYTLLAVPFFIFMGTMLEKSGLAEDLLKTMGQLFGPLRGGLALSVVFVGTLLAAATGVVGATVVSMGMIALPVMLRYGYSGSLSTGIIAASGTLGQIIPPSVVLIILGAQLGVPVGSLFVGALVPGLMLAGMYALYAAGVAVFRPNAAPALPPEDRPKNFGRLMVRVCLVMIPPLALIFVVLGSIFTGVATPTEAGAFGSIGAILLAVFSGRFKFPQITHSLEVTVKLSSMVLFILVGSRFFSLVFRGFDGDLWVDSFLTSLPGGQLGFLLAANLVIFILGFFIDFFEIAFIVLPLLAPAAMHLGVDMVWFGIMIGMNLQTSFLTPPFGFSLFYLRGVAPASVTTMQIYKGVIPFIIIQLIGLTILITYPDIVHLLPGS; from the coding sequence ATGAGCATGGACTGGATGGGCGGGGTCATGCTGCTGACCCTGCTATTTATGATTTTTTCGGGATACCCCGTCGCCTTCGCACTTGGCGGTACGGCCATGCTGTTCGTGCCACTGGGCATTGGCCTCGGTTTTTTCGACCTCAACCTCATGCAGGCACTGCCGCAACGCGTCTTCGGGGTGATGGACAACTACACCCTGCTGGCGGTCCCTTTCTTCATCTTCATGGGCACCATGCTGGAAAAATCGGGCTTGGCGGAAGATCTGCTCAAGACCATGGGGCAGCTGTTCGGCCCACTGCGTGGGGGTCTCGCCCTCTCGGTTGTTTTCGTCGGCACCCTGCTGGCCGCAGCGACCGGCGTGGTCGGTGCCACGGTCGTATCGATGGGGATGATCGCCCTACCCGTTATGTTGCGCTACGGATATTCCGGATCGCTATCGACGGGCATCATCGCCGCTTCCGGCACGCTCGGGCAGATCATCCCGCCCAGTGTGGTACTCATTATCCTAGGCGCCCAGCTTGGCGTACCGGTCGGTAGTCTGTTCGTCGGCGCGCTCGTCCCTGGACTGATGTTGGCCGGTATGTATGCGCTGTACGCCGCGGGTGTCGCCGTATTCAGGCCAAATGCCGCGCCGGCGCTCCCCCCCGAAGATCGCCCCAAGAATTTTGGGCGCCTCATGGTCCGGGTCTGTTTGGTGATGATTCCTCCATTGGCCCTGATCTTCGTGGTACTTGGCAGCATCTTCACCGGCGTCGCCACGCCCACCGAGGCCGGCGCCTTCGGCTCGATCGGTGCCATTCTGCTCGCCGTATTCAGCGGGCGCTTCAAATTCCCGCAAATCACCCACAGCCTAGAGGTTACCGTCAAGCTAAGTTCGATGGTGCTATTCATCCTCGTCGGCTCGCGCTTCTTCAGCCTGGTATTCCGAGGTTTTGACGGTGATTTGTGGGTGGACAGCTTCCTCACCAGCCTACCCGGCGGTCAACTTGGTTTCCTGCTGGCAGCCAATCTGGTCATTTTCATATTGGGATTTTTCATCGATTTCTTCGAAATCGCCTTCATCGTATTGCCCCTGCTGGCACCCGCGGCGATGCATCTCGGCGTCGATATGGTCTGGTTCGGCATCATGATCGGTATGAACCTGCAAACCTCCTTCCTAACACCGCCATTCGGCTTTTCCTTGTTCTACCTGCGCGGCGTCGCACCGGCTAGTGTGACCACGATGCAGATTTACAAAGGTGTCATTCCCTTCATCATCATCCAGCTGATCGGGTTGACGATTCTGATCACCTATCCCGATATTGTGCACCTCCTGCCGGGCAGTTAG
- the trmD gene encoding tRNA (guanosine(37)-N1)-methyltransferase TrmD yields the protein MRIDVISLFPDFVAEVSRHGVVGRAVDRGLLQLRTWNPRDYTADRHRTVDDRPYGGGPGMILKVDPVRQALSAAREAGGGRVIYLSPQGRRLDQSAVRRFASGSDLMLLAGRYEGIDERLIELEVDEEWSIGDYVLSGGELPAMVMIDAITRMLPGVLGDAESAEQDSFQDGLLDCPHYTRPEHVDGLKVPAVLLEGNHAQIARWRRKQSLGRTWERRPDLLSAMTISGTDSVLLDEYLAERKAEQATL from the coding sequence ATGCGTATAGACGTCATCAGTCTGTTTCCCGACTTCGTGGCCGAAGTGTCGCGCCATGGTGTTGTCGGTCGAGCAGTGGATCGAGGGTTGCTGCAGTTGCGCACCTGGAACCCGCGCGACTACACGGCGGATCGGCACCGTACGGTGGATGATCGTCCCTATGGAGGCGGGCCGGGCATGATCCTGAAGGTGGATCCGGTCAGGCAAGCCCTGTCGGCGGCGCGCGAGGCGGGTGGCGGGCGTGTGATTTATCTAAGTCCTCAGGGACGACGCCTGGATCAGTCGGCAGTCAGGCGCTTTGCTTCTGGTAGCGACTTGATGTTGCTGGCGGGACGCTACGAGGGTATCGACGAGCGTCTAATCGAGCTTGAGGTCGATGAGGAGTGGTCGATTGGCGATTATGTCCTCAGTGGTGGCGAATTGCCGGCGATGGTCATGATTGATGCGATTACCCGAATGTTGCCGGGAGTCTTGGGTGATGCGGAATCGGCGGAGCAGGATTCGTTTCAGGACGGCTTGCTGGATTGCCCGCATTACACACGACCGGAGCATGTGGATGGTTTGAAGGTTCCTGCCGTGCTGTTGGAAGGTAACCACGCGCAGATTGCACGATGGCGACGCAAGCAGTCGCTGGGACGTACCTGGGAGCGCCGGCCCGATTTGCTATCGGCGATGACGATTTCGGGTACAGACAGCGTTTTACTGGATGAATATCTGGCCGAGCGCAAGGCCGAGCAAGCCACGCTTTAG
- the rimM gene encoding ribosome maturation factor RimM (Essential for efficient processing of 16S rRNA), which produces MAQIAAPFGVKGWVKVYSYAEPPEGLLDFPVWQLGREDVWHERRVVEARVHGSPVLAVRFEGIDEREQAAELRGFKVAVDREALAALPDGQYYWADLIGLAVLNADGMRLGVVERLMETGANDVLVVRGERERLIPYVRPDVVRAVDLAAGELRVDWDADF; this is translated from the coding sequence ATGGCGCAGATTGCCGCACCTTTCGGGGTCAAAGGTTGGGTGAAGGTTTATTCCTACGCCGAGCCACCCGAGGGCTTGCTGGATTTTCCGGTATGGCAACTGGGGCGTGAGGATGTCTGGCATGAGCGCCGCGTGGTTGAAGCGCGAGTGCATGGCAGCCCGGTTCTGGCGGTCCGGTTTGAAGGGATCGATGAACGCGAGCAGGCCGCTGAGCTTCGTGGCTTCAAAGTAGCAGTTGATCGCGAGGCACTTGCCGCTTTGCCGGATGGCCAATATTACTGGGCCGATCTCATCGGTTTGGCTGTATTGAATGCGGATGGCATGCGACTCGGCGTGGTTGAGCGGCTGATGGAGACCGGTGCGAATGATGTGCTGGTGGTGCGGGGTGAGCGGGAGCGACTGATCCCGTATGTGAGGCCCGATGTGGTGCGTGCCGTTGACTTGGCGGCTGGCGAACTGCGGGTGGATTGGGACGCCGATTTCTAG
- a CDS encoding TRAP transporter small permease subunit: protein MHGWLKFANIVDALNEQVGRLMYWLAFAMILLGAYNATVRYLGQYIGANLSSNAYLEAQWYLFGTMFMLGAAYTLKHNAHVRVDIMYGRLSPKGQAWIELAGTLVFLLPFSILILWLSLSWVGFSWKFHEMSPNPGGLPRYPIKTIVPIAFVLLILQGLSQAIKAIAVIRGHRASVYESKQEDVVL from the coding sequence ATGCACGGCTGGCTGAAGTTCGCGAATATCGTCGATGCACTGAACGAGCAAGTCGGCCGCTTAATGTATTGGCTGGCCTTCGCCATGATACTACTCGGCGCCTACAATGCCACCGTTCGCTACCTCGGCCAATACATCGGTGCCAACCTGTCTTCGAACGCATACCTCGAGGCTCAATGGTACCTGTTCGGCACCATGTTCATGCTCGGTGCCGCCTACACTCTCAAGCACAATGCCCATGTACGCGTGGACATCATGTATGGACGCCTCTCGCCCAAAGGACAGGCCTGGATAGAGCTCGCCGGGACGTTGGTATTTCTCCTGCCATTCAGCATCCTGATCCTGTGGCTATCCCTTTCCTGGGTGGGCTTTTCATGGAAATTTCATGAAATGTCGCCCAATCCAGGCGGGCTACCCCGATATCCGATCAAGACCATCGTACCCATCGCCTTCGTACTGCTGATCCTCCAAGGCTTATCACAAGCCATCAAGGCCATCGCGGTTATCCGCGGTCATCGCGCGTCGGTTTACGAATCCAAACAGGAAGATGTGGTGCTATGA
- the ffh gene encoding signal recognition particle protein translates to MFESLSERLAGTIQRLKGQARLTEDNIQDALREVRMALLEADVALPVVKSFIEAVRGRAIGQEVIRSVTPGQALIKVVNDELVVAMGTANETLDLSAQPPAIVLMAGLQGAGKTTTVGKLARWLRQEQGKSVMVVSCDVYRPAAIQQLETLAREVEVDFFPSQADQDPVEIARSAVDHARRQHKDVLLVDTAGRLHIDAEMMDEIRRLHEALNPIETLFVVDAMTGQDAANTAKAFDEALPLTGVVLTKADGDARGGAALSVRAITGKPIKFLGVGEKTRALEPFYPERIASRILGMGDVVTLVEEAQRNFDQDKAAKLARKVQKGQGFDLGDLRDQLDQMLKMGGIAGLLDKLPGAGQLPTAVKNQANDIQVKRMMAIIDSMTLEERRFPDIIKGSRKRRIAGGSGTEVQDVNRLLKQHLQMRKAMKKFSKGGGMVKMMRAMKGRIPGGGMPF, encoded by the coding sequence ATGTTTGAGAGTCTGAGCGAACGCCTAGCAGGTACGATCCAGCGGCTGAAGGGACAGGCGCGACTGACCGAGGACAATATACAGGACGCCTTGCGTGAGGTGCGTATGGCGCTGCTGGAAGCCGACGTGGCCCTGCCGGTTGTCAAGTCCTTCATCGAGGCGGTACGGGGTCGCGCAATCGGACAAGAGGTGATCCGCAGCGTAACGCCAGGGCAAGCCCTCATCAAGGTGGTGAACGACGAGTTGGTGGTCGCAATGGGTACTGCCAATGAGACCCTCGACCTCAGTGCTCAGCCGCCCGCGATCGTGCTCATGGCGGGTTTGCAGGGTGCAGGTAAGACCACCACGGTGGGTAAACTCGCGCGTTGGTTGAGGCAGGAACAGGGCAAGTCGGTAATGGTGGTCAGTTGCGATGTCTACCGCCCGGCCGCCATTCAGCAGCTGGAAACACTGGCGCGCGAGGTCGAGGTCGATTTCTTCCCCAGCCAGGCTGATCAAGATCCCGTTGAGATCGCGCGGTCAGCAGTAGATCACGCCCGCCGGCAGCACAAGGATGTTCTGTTGGTCGACACCGCCGGGCGTTTGCATATCGATGCGGAGATGATGGACGAGATCCGTCGGCTGCATGAGGCGCTCAACCCGATCGAAACCCTGTTCGTGGTCGATGCGATGACCGGCCAGGATGCGGCCAATACCGCCAAGGCCTTTGACGAAGCGCTCCCGCTAACCGGCGTGGTGTTGACTAAGGCGGATGGTGATGCGCGCGGCGGCGCGGCATTGTCGGTGCGCGCTATCACCGGCAAACCGATCAAGTTTCTCGGTGTCGGAGAGAAGACGCGCGCGTTGGAGCCCTTCTATCCTGAGCGAATCGCGTCACGCATCCTCGGCATGGGTGATGTGGTCACCCTCGTTGAAGAAGCGCAGCGCAACTTCGATCAGGATAAGGCCGCCAAACTCGCGCGCAAGGTGCAAAAAGGACAAGGTTTCGACCTCGGCGATCTACGCGACCAGCTTGATCAGATGCTCAAAATGGGGGGGATTGCCGGTTTGTTGGACAAGCTGCCAGGTGCTGGGCAGCTGCCGACGGCAGTGAAAAATCAAGCTAATGACATTCAAGTAAAGCGCATGATGGCCATTATCGACTCGATGACCCTGGAGGAGCGTCGCTTCCCGGATATCATCAAAGGTTCGCGCAAACGTCGCATCGCCGGAGGCTCGGGTACCGAGGTGCAAGACGTGAATCGTCTCCTCAAGCAGCATTTGCAGATGCGCAAGGCCATGAAGAAATTTTCCAAGGGAGGCGGTATGGTGAAGATGATGCGGGCGATGAAGGGCCGAATTCCCGGCGGCGGAATGCCATTTTGA
- the rpsP gene encoding 30S ribosomal protein S16 codes for MVTIRLARGGAKKRPFYHIVVTDSRSRRDSGYIERLGFFNPVARGQEQRLQMDAPRVEHWLTQGAAPSERVAQLIKEAHKSAA; via the coding sequence ATGGTAACGATTCGACTGGCCAGAGGCGGCGCCAAGAAGCGTCCCTTTTATCACATCGTTGTGACTGACTCCCGTAGTCGTCGCGACTCCGGCTACATTGAGCGCCTGGGTTTCTTCAACCCGGTTGCGCGCGGTCAGGAACAGCGCCTGCAGATGGATGCGCCTCGGGTCGAGCATTGGCTGACTCAGGGTGCCGCGCCCAGCGAGCGTGTTGCACAGCTGATCAAGGAAGCACACAAGTCGGCTGCTTGA